Proteins from one Bacteroides zhangwenhongii genomic window:
- a CDS encoding transporter substrate-binding domain-containing protein — MVTRPKIRLLRYLIPVIIVLALFFCFRRCDNQQKQPLPPRDYADIIREGVLRVATEYNSISFYVDGDTVAGFNYELIQAFGRDKGLRVDISPYMSFEDRLRGLSEDRYDVIAYGILATSKLKDSLLLTSPIVLNKQVLVQRKATGENDSLYIRSQLDLAQRTLHVIKGSPSILRIQNLGNEIGDTIYIKEIEKYGSEQLISLVAHGDIDYAVCDESIARAAADSLPQIDINTAISFTQFYSWAVSKQSPVLLDSLNAWLDRFQKEEEYQKIYKKYYDKK; from the coding sequence ATGGTGACACGCCCCAAAATAAGATTGCTTAGATATCTGATACCTGTAATTATCGTACTGGCATTGTTCTTCTGTTTCCGTCGATGCGACAATCAGCAAAAACAACCGCTTCCCCCACGCGACTATGCAGATATTATCAGAGAAGGTGTATTACGTGTAGCAACAGAGTACAATTCCATCAGTTTTTATGTAGACGGGGATACGGTTGCAGGGTTTAATTATGAACTGATACAGGCATTCGGCCGAGATAAAGGACTAAGAGTTGACATCAGCCCTTATATGAGTTTTGAAGATCGTCTGAGAGGATTGAGCGAGGACCGTTATGACGTAATAGCATACGGTATATTAGCAACCAGCAAATTGAAGGATTCTTTACTGCTCACCTCTCCCATCGTACTCAACAAACAAGTGTTAGTGCAACGGAAAGCAACCGGAGAAAACGATTCCCTCTACATACGCAGTCAGTTGGATTTAGCGCAAAGAACACTCCATGTCATAAAGGGTTCCCCGTCAATCTTGCGTATTCAGAACTTGGGAAATGAGATTGGAGATACCATTTATATAAAGGAAATAGAAAAATACGGCTCGGAACAATTGATTTCACTCGTGGCACATGGAGACATCGACTATGCCGTATGTGATGAAAGTATCGCACGGGCTGCTGCAGATTCTTTGCCACAAATAGATATCAATACGGCAATCAGTTTCACACAATTCTACTCATGGGCAGTCAGCAAACAATCACCTGTCTTACTCGACAGTTTGAATGCATGGCTGGATAGATTCCAGAAGGAAGAAGAATATCAAAAGATTTACAAGAAATACTATGATAAAAAATAA
- a CDS encoding putative porin, giving the protein MRRILLLYILLTVIGLTTVHAQFDNGRQRIDENGYDQYGNQVDPAMIPDKLDSANVEVQGLPPKLYMWRIKNQLGDRTMIPADTAYHHFQNTNLTDGLTGHYNYLANMGSPRMSRIFFDRRDPEPTIFMEPFSSFFIRPTEFNFTNSNVPYTNLTYHKAGNKVNGEERFKSYFSVNVNKRLAFGFNIDYLYGRGYYNNQSTSHFNAAFFGSYIGDRYQMQAIYSNNYLKTNENGGIEDDRYITAPEEMAQGQREYESTNIPTILSATTNRNHDFYVFLTQRYNLGFKRDIPQAENDTMPAKQEFVPVTSFIHTVQVERARHSFHSEDDVKDYYQNTYLEPDNPLVKDSTTYIGIKNTVGIALLEGFNKYAKAGLTAFASYKISKYTLMNLEGIGNDKYNENEIFVGGELSKREGNVLHYHAIGEVGLGGKAIGQFNVKGDIDLNFPLWKDTVSLIARGEVSNKLAPFYMRHYHSKHFWWDNDMDKEFHTRIEGELSIARWRTKLKAGVENIKNYTYFNQQALPEQKSGSLQVLSASLNQDFKLGIFHLDNEVTWQKSSDQTVLPLPDLSLYHNFYMQFKLAKKVLSVQLGADLRYFTKYNAPAYMPAIQNFHLQPVDDQVQIGGYPIVNVYANLHLKRTRFYVMMYHVNQGMSRPNYFLSPHYPINPRVLKFGLSWNFYD; this is encoded by the coding sequence ATGAGACGAATCTTACTATTATATATATTACTTACCGTTATAGGTCTGACAACTGTTCATGCACAGTTTGATAATGGTCGCCAAAGAATCGACGAAAACGGATACGACCAATACGGTAATCAGGTAGACCCTGCCATGATTCCGGACAAACTGGACAGTGCAAATGTTGAAGTACAGGGGTTACCTCCCAAATTATATATGTGGCGTATCAAAAACCAGTTGGGTGACCGGACTATGATTCCGGCGGATACTGCATATCATCATTTCCAGAACACGAACCTGACTGACGGGCTGACCGGACATTACAATTATCTGGCCAATATGGGTTCTCCCCGTATGTCACGTATTTTCTTCGACCGTCGTGACCCTGAGCCAACTATTTTCATGGAGCCTTTCTCCAGTTTCTTTATCCGTCCTACGGAATTCAACTTTACGAACAGTAACGTACCTTATACCAACCTGACATATCACAAAGCCGGTAACAAGGTGAACGGGGAAGAACGTTTTAAATCATATTTCTCTGTCAATGTAAACAAACGGCTGGCTTTCGGCTTCAACATAGATTATCTGTACGGACGGGGATATTACAATAATCAAAGTACATCACATTTCAATGCAGCTTTTTTCGGTAGTTATATCGGCGACCGCTACCAAATGCAAGCCATATACAGCAATAACTATCTGAAAACAAACGAGAACGGAGGTATCGAAGATGACCGATATATCACTGCACCGGAGGAAATGGCACAGGGTCAAAGGGAGTATGAATCAACGAATATTCCTACCATACTAAGCGCTACGACCAACCGTAACCACGACTTTTACGTTTTTCTGACCCAACGCTATAACTTGGGATTCAAACGGGATATACCACAGGCTGAAAACGACACCATGCCCGCCAAACAAGAATTCGTTCCGGTCACCAGTTTTATACATACCGTTCAAGTGGAACGTGCACGGCATAGTTTCCATTCTGAAGATGACGTGAAAGATTACTATCAGAACACTTATTTAGAACCTGATAATCCATTAGTAAAAGACAGTACGACCTATATAGGAATCAAAAACACCGTAGGTATTGCCCTGTTGGAAGGGTTCAATAAATATGCCAAAGCCGGACTGACGGCATTTGCCTCCTATAAAATCAGCAAATATACGCTGATGAACCTGGAAGGCATAGGAAATGACAAATACAATGAGAATGAGATATTCGTAGGAGGAGAATTGTCCAAACGTGAAGGTAATGTACTCCATTATCATGCCATCGGTGAAGTGGGACTGGGAGGAAAAGCAATCGGACAGTTTAATGTAAAAGGCGATATAGACTTGAATTTTCCTCTGTGGAAAGATACGGTCAGCCTTATAGCCCGTGGAGAGGTCAGCAATAAACTGGCTCCGTTCTATATGCGCCACTATCACTCCAAGCATTTCTGGTGGGACAATGATATGGATAAGGAATTCCATACCCGCATTGAAGGAGAATTGAGCATTGCCCGCTGGAGGACTAAGTTGAAAGCAGGAGTAGAGAATATTAAGAACTATACTTATTTCAATCAACAAGCATTGCCCGAACAAAAAAGCGGAAGTCTGCAAGTGTTGTCAGCAAGTCTTAATCAGGACTTCAAATTGGGTATCTTCCATTTGGATAATGAGGTAACCTGGCAGAAGTCCAGCGACCAGACCGTGCTTCCCTTGCCGGACCTCTCGCTATATCATAACTTTTATATGCAGTTCAAACTGGCAAAAAAAGTACTCAGCGTACAATTGGGCGCTGATCTGAGATACTTTACCAAATACAATGCCCCTGCATATATGCCCGCCATTCAGAACTTCCATCTGCAACCGGTCGACGACCAGGTACAGATAGGCGGCTATCCTATTGTAAATGTTTACGCAAACTTACATTTAAAGCGTACACGTTTCTATGTAATGATGTATCACGTGAATCAAGGAATGAGCAGACCGAATTATTTCCTGTCTCCTCATTACCCTATCAACCCACGTGTGCTGAAATTCGGCCTTTCATGGAACTTCTATGATTGA
- a CDS encoding 2-oxoacid:acceptor oxidoreductase family protein, with protein sequence MKEEIIIAGFGGQGVLSMGKILAYSGLMEGKEVSWMPAYGPEQRGGTANVTVIVSDDKISSPILSKYDAAIILNQPSLEKFESKVKPGGVLIYDGYGIINPPTRKDIKVYRIDAMDAANEMNNAKAFNMIVLGGLLKLRPIVTLENVIKGLKKTLPERHHHLIPMNEEAIKKGMELIREV encoded by the coding sequence ATGAAAGAAGAAATAATTATAGCAGGATTCGGTGGACAAGGCGTATTGTCTATGGGTAAGATTCTGGCTTATTCCGGTTTGATGGAAGGCAAGGAAGTGAGCTGGATGCCGGCATACGGTCCGGAACAACGGGGTGGTACTGCCAACGTTACAGTAATCGTCAGCGATGACAAGATATCTTCACCGATTCTTAGTAAATACGATGCCGCCATCATCTTGAACCAGCCTTCACTCGAAAAGTTTGAAAGTAAGGTGAAACCCGGTGGTGTCTTAATTTATGACGGTTACGGAATAATCAACCCTCCTACCCGCAAAGACATCAAAGTATACCGTATCGACGCAATGGATGCAGCCAATGAAATGAACAACGCTAAAGCGTTCAACATGATCGTATTAGGCGGTCTGCTGAAACTTCGTCCGATTGTTACTTTAGAAAATGTCATCAAAGGCTTGAAAAAGACTTTGCCGGAACGCCACCACCACTTGATTCCTATGAACGAGGAAGCTATCAAGAAAGGTATGGAGCTTATCCGCGAAGTTTAA
- a CDS encoding thiamine pyrophosphate-dependent enzyme yields the protein MTKEEIIKPENLVYKKPTLMNDNAMHYCPGCSHGVVHKLIAEVIEEMGMEDKTVGISPVGCAVFAYNYLDIDWQEAAHGRAPAVATAVKRLWPDRLVFTYQGDGDLACIGTAETIHALNRGENITIIFINNAIYGMTGGQMAPTTLVGMKSSTCPYGRDVELHGYPLKITEIAAQLEGTAYVSRQSVQSVPAIRKAKKAIRKAFENSMNGKGSNLVEIVSTCSSGWKMTPEKANKWMEEHMFPFYPLGDLKDKE from the coding sequence ATGACTAAAGAAGAAATAATCAAACCCGAGAATCTGGTTTACAAAAAACCGACTCTGATGAACGACAACGCCATGCACTACTGTCCGGGCTGCAGTCACGGTGTGGTACACAAGCTCATTGCCGAAGTAATAGAGGAGATGGGTATGGAAGATAAAACGGTGGGAATCTCTCCGGTAGGATGTGCAGTTTTCGCCTATAACTATTTGGATATTGACTGGCAGGAAGCTGCACACGGACGTGCTCCTGCTGTGGCAACTGCTGTGAAGCGCCTGTGGCCGGATCGCCTCGTATTTACTTACCAGGGTGACGGCGACTTGGCTTGTATCGGTACAGCTGAAACTATACACGCTTTGAACCGTGGCGAAAACATCACGATTATCTTTATCAACAATGCCATTTACGGTATGACAGGCGGTCAGATGGCCCCGACTACACTGGTAGGTATGAAGAGTTCGACTTGTCCTTACGGACGTGACGTTGAACTTCACGGCTATCCATTGAAAATCACAGAAATCGCCGCCCAACTGGAAGGAACAGCTTACGTAAGCCGCCAGTCCGTACAATCGGTACCGGCCATCCGTAAAGCGAAGAAAGCTATTCGCAAGGCTTTCGAGAACTCGATGAACGGTAAAGGTTCCAATTTGGTAGAAATCGTTTCCACTTGTAGTTCCGGTTGGAAGATGACCCCGGAAAAAGCAAACAAATGGATGGAAGAACATATGTTCCCGTTCTATCCGCTGGGTGATTTAAAAGATAAAGAATAA
- a CDS encoding 3-methyl-2-oxobutanoate dehydrogenase subunit VorB: MAEEVVLMKGNEAIAHAAIRCGADGYFGYPITPQSEVLETLAELKPWETTGMVVLQAESEVAAINMVYGGAGSGKMVMTSSSSPGVSLKQEGISYIAGAELPCLIVNVMRGGPGLGTIQPSQADYFQTVKGGGHGDYKLIALAPASVQEMADFVALGFELAFKYRNPAIILADGVIGQMMEKVVLPAQKPRRTEAEVIEQCPWAATGKAKDRKPNIITSLELKPEAMEINNLRFQAKYRQIEENEVRFEEINCEDAEYLIIAFGSMARIGQKAMELAREKGIKVGILRPITLWPFPTKAIAAYADKVKGMLVTELNAGQMIEDVRLAVNGKIKVEHFGRLGGIVPDPDEIVTALEEKIIK, encoded by the coding sequence ATGGCAGAAGAAGTTGTATTAATGAAAGGAAACGAAGCCATCGCCCACGCAGCTATCCGTTGCGGTGCGGACGGATACTTCGGTTATCCTATTACTCCCCAATCGGAAGTGTTGGAAACACTTGCCGAACTGAAACCGTGGGAAACAACCGGCATGGTAGTACTCCAGGCAGAAAGTGAAGTGGCAGCTATCAATATGGTATATGGAGGCGCAGGCAGCGGAAAGATGGTAATGACATCGTCTTCAAGTCCCGGTGTCAGTCTGAAACAGGAAGGTATATCTTACATCGCAGGTGCCGAACTTCCTTGTCTGATTGTAAACGTGATGCGTGGCGGTCCCGGATTAGGAACCATCCAACCGAGTCAGGCCGACTATTTCCAGACTGTGAAAGGCGGTGGTCATGGCGACTACAAGCTAATCGCTCTTGCTCCGGCATCTGTACAGGAAATGGCAGATTTCGTGGCATTGGGATTCGAACTGGCTTTCAAATATCGTAATCCAGCCATTATTCTTGCTGACGGTGTGATCGGACAGATGATGGAAAAGGTAGTGCTTCCTGCACAAAAGCCACGCCGCACAGAAGCGGAAGTGATTGAGCAATGTCCGTGGGCTGCTACCGGAAAGGCTAAAGATCGCAAACCGAACATCATCACTTCTTTGGAACTGAAACCGGAAGCAATGGAAATCAACAACCTCCGCTTCCAGGCTAAGTATCGCCAAATCGAAGAAAACGAAGTACGTTTTGAAGAAATAAACTGTGAAGATGCAGAATATCTGATTATTGCTTTTGGCTCAATGGCACGTATCGGTCAGAAAGCCATGGAGCTGGCTCGTGAGAAAGGTATCAAGGTAGGTATCCTTCGTCCGATTACTTTGTGGCCGTTCCCTACAAAGGCTATTGCCGCTTATGCTGACAAAGTAAAAGGTATGCTTGTTACGGAGTTGAATGCCGGACAGATGATTGAAGATGTCCGCCTGGCTGTTAACGGTAAAATAAAGGTAGAGCATTTCGGACGTCTCGGTGGTATCGTCCCCGACCCGGATGAAATTGTAACTGCTTTGGAAGAAAAAATAATCAAATAA
- a CDS encoding 4Fe-4S dicluster domain-containing protein — protein MAKIKGAIVVDTERCKGCNLCVVACPLDVIALNKEVNMKGYNYAWQVKEDTCNGCSSCATVCPDGCISVYKVKVE, from the coding sequence ATGGCAAAAATCAAAGGAGCAATCGTAGTCGACACGGAGCGTTGCAAAGGATGTAACCTATGCGTAGTGGCGTGTCCGCTCGATGTAATCGCCCTCAACAAAGAGGTAAACATGAAAGGCTATAACTATGCCTGGCAAGTGAAAGAAGATACCTGTAACGGATGCAGCTCGTGTGCAACAGTTTGTCCGGACGGATGTATCTCAGTGTATAAAGTAAAAGTAGAATAA
- a CDS encoding tetratricopeptide repeat protein produces the protein MEQIENLKELINQGDVDTAIEQLNQLLLDTSVENEKDILYYLRGNAYRKKGDWKQALDNYQYAIDLNPDSPAVQARKMAIDILNFYHKDMYNQ, from the coding sequence ATGGAGCAAATAGAAAACCTAAAAGAGCTTATCAATCAGGGGGATGTGGACACAGCGATTGAGCAATTGAACCAACTTCTCCTAGACACTTCTGTCGAAAACGAGAAAGATATTCTCTACTATTTACGGGGAAATGCCTACCGGAAAAAAGGAGACTGGAAGCAAGCGCTGGACAATTACCAGTACGCTATCGACCTTAATCCTGACAGCCCCGCCGTTCAGGCCCGGAAAATGGCGATAGATATTCTAAACTTCTATCACAAAGATATGTATAATCAATAA
- a CDS encoding RNA polymerase sigma-70 factor, producing the protein MKISFQKQPKEQTFKQLYEEFYAPFVLYAKRFIDDKETREDIVSDVFTSLWDKIDSFDFQSDTALGYIKMCVKNSCLNYLKHQEYEWNYAEVIQKKAPIYEVEPDSVYTLDELYRMLYETLNKLPESYRTVFIKSFFEGKTHAEIAEEMNLSVKSINRYKQKTMELLRNELKDYLPLFLLLFAKI; encoded by the coding sequence ATGAAAATATCTTTTCAAAAACAGCCTAAAGAACAGACCTTCAAGCAACTTTATGAAGAGTTTTATGCTCCATTCGTCCTATATGCAAAAAGATTTATTGATGATAAAGAGACACGGGAAGATATTGTTTCGGATGTATTTACTTCACTATGGGATAAAATAGATTCTTTTGATTTTCAATCGGACACAGCATTGGGATATATCAAAATGTGTGTAAAAAACAGCTGCCTGAATTATCTGAAACATCAAGAGTATGAATGGAACTATGCAGAAGTTATTCAAAAGAAAGCTCCCATTTACGAAGTGGAACCGGACAGCGTATATACCCTTGACGAATTATACAGAATGCTGTACGAAACACTGAATAAACTCCCGGAAAGTTATCGCACGGTATTTATAAAAAGTTTCTTTGAAGGAAAGACCCATGCGGAAATTGCGGAAGAAATGAATCTTAGCGTGAAGTCCATCAATCGGTACAAACAAAAAACAATGGAGCTTCTGCGAAATGAATTGAAAGATTATCTGCCCTTATTTCTGCTATTATTTGCAAAAATCTAA
- a CDS encoding FecR family protein has protein sequence MENMNPESLFRKAQALGDDIREMESIDTLAAYHKAKLDINKVERKKTVYSQLMRYAALLAIPLLMTSLVLGYLYFDGAEEEVKYAEITAATGSVIRYELPDGSVVWLNAGTTLRYPTVFKKDNRSVELKGEAYFEIQADQERPFYVNTRNGLSVYVYGTKFNVNAYENDDYIETVLEKGKVNVITPNRETIVLTPGEQLLYDKQSQKSVKNKVDVYGKIAWKDGKLVFRNTPLEEIFKRLERHFNVDIQYNNRCEKEYRYRATFRDETLSQILDYLAKSAKMKWKIEESQQQADDTFTKKKIIVDLY, from the coding sequence ATGGAAAATATGAATCCGGAATCATTGTTTCGCAAAGCACAGGCATTGGGAGATGATATTAGAGAAATGGAGTCCATCGATACATTGGCGGCCTATCATAAAGCGAAACTTGATATAAATAAGGTAGAAAGAAAAAAGACTGTTTATAGTCAGTTGATGCGATATGCGGCATTATTGGCTATTCCTCTTTTAATGACATCTTTGGTTCTGGGATATTTATATTTTGATGGAGCGGAAGAAGAAGTAAAGTATGCCGAAATTACGGCTGCTACCGGTTCGGTGATACGTTATGAACTTCCGGATGGTTCTGTTGTGTGGCTGAATGCTGGTACGACTTTACGTTATCCTACGGTCTTCAAAAAAGATAATCGGAGTGTAGAACTGAAAGGGGAGGCCTATTTTGAGATACAGGCAGATCAAGAACGTCCTTTTTATGTAAATACCCGGAATGGATTGAGTGTCTATGTTTATGGTACAAAATTCAATGTAAACGCTTATGAAAATGACGATTATATAGAAACAGTGTTGGAGAAAGGTAAAGTAAATGTAATAACCCCCAATCGGGAAACAATAGTTTTGACTCCCGGAGAACAATTGCTTTACGATAAACAGAGTCAGAAATCGGTAAAGAATAAAGTAGATGTTTATGGAAAGATAGCTTGGAAAGATGGAAAGTTAGTTTTTAGAAATACGCCGTTAGAGGAAATCTTCAAGAGATTGGAACGCCATTTCAATGTGGATATTCAATATAATAATAGGTGTGAAAAAGAATATAGATATCGGGCTACTTTCCGGGATGAGACTTTGTCGCAGATATTGGATTATTTGGCTAAATCTGCAAAAATGAAATGGAAAATTGAAGAATCTCAGCAACAAGCTGATGATACATTTACAAAGAAAAAAATTATAGTGGATTTGTATTAG
- a CDS encoding TonB-dependent receptor gives MRISLTLLFLVVLQLSAENSYAQRMRIAISMSNVSVEQVLNKIEETSDYVFLYNDETIQKSRIVSVRSKSGKITDILDDIFKGTDISYTVIDKQIILSKSNKVNQNAKAIQIKGTVKDALGEPLIGVSVLVKGTSNGTVTDLDGRFSLNVSVGDILEFSYVGYAAQSVTVKNANPLDIVLSEDAQALDEVVVTALGIKREAKALTYNVQEIKAAGITKVKDANFVNSLSGKIAGVTINQSSSGTGGSSRVVMRGTKSLFGENNALYVLDGIPMQGLRTKQSDNFYESVEVADGDGISNINPEDIESMSVLTGASAAALYGNRGANGVILITTKKGAIGKPRISYSNSTSFSRPFVTPEFQNTYGRKEGEFKSWGDKLEKPSTYNPLDFFQTGFNTMNSIAVSTGTETNQTHISFGAVNSEGIIDNNKYNRYNFTFRNSWDIVKNVLSMDMGLFYIKQNNQNSNGQGMYYNPLVPIYLFPPSDDINKYAVYERYDTDRNFKTQYWPYGNQGLGMQNPYWIINRNMFNTDRDRYIMSLSMKWNITNWLNIIGRARIDNAYTDFERKLYASTDGLFSKSQGNYMNQEDKNTSTYLDFLVNVDKKFGENYHLLVNLGGSFYDEKYKSDTFEGNLVGVPNFFHPSNIPSTESNYNKSELHTQTQSIYGKAEIGYRNFLYADVTGRIDWFSTLVGTSKEYVCYPSAGLSVILSEILPLPEKIISFWKIRGSYAQVGNPPSAYLPYATVALENGNATSANFTPASHLKPEMTKAFEFGMDLRLFQNKLNIAATYYNSNTYNQLFKYELPPSTGYAFAYENAGKVNNWGIELSVGFNQDLGPVQWNSNLIYSMNRNEIKELLPEYVTDRTTGMTVKSPTEFSVATADSYRMILKEGGSMSDIYATKLKQDLHGNILITNGGVSAEENTFIKVGSAAPKYNLGFRNSFSWKGLELDFLIDARVGGEVISATQALMDQFGVSQQTADARDNKGVVVNKGKLDAEQYYGTVASGKTGLLAHYVYSATNVRLREMSLSYMLPSKWFGEKLNISLSLTGHNLLMFYNKAPFDPELTANTGTYYQGFDYFMPPSLRSFGFGVKVNF, from the coding sequence ATGAGGATCAGTCTTACACTACTTTTCCTAGTTGTATTACAGCTTTCTGCTGAAAATAGCTACGCCCAACGAATGCGTATTGCCATTTCTATGAGTAATGTATCTGTAGAACAGGTACTGAACAAAATCGAGGAGACTTCTGACTATGTATTCCTCTATAATGATGAGACGATTCAAAAGAGTCGTATTGTGTCTGTAAGAAGTAAATCCGGAAAAATTACTGATATTCTGGATGATATATTCAAAGGAACGGATATATCATATACTGTGATTGATAAACAAATAATCTTGTCTAAATCAAATAAAGTTAATCAGAATGCTAAGGCTATTCAGATAAAAGGTACGGTAAAAGATGCCTTGGGAGAGCCGTTAATTGGTGTCAGTGTATTGGTGAAAGGTACTTCTAACGGTACGGTGACTGATTTGGACGGGAGATTTTCTTTGAATGTTTCCGTTGGAGATATTCTTGAATTCTCGTATGTTGGTTATGCAGCTCAGTCGGTAACGGTAAAAAATGCGAATCCGTTGGATATTGTGTTGAGTGAAGATGCGCAAGCTCTGGACGAGGTGGTAGTAACCGCATTGGGTATCAAGAGAGAAGCTAAGGCTTTGACGTACAATGTGCAGGAAATAAAAGCAGCCGGTATTACAAAAGTGAAAGATGCTAACTTTGTAAATAGTCTTTCCGGTAAGATTGCAGGTGTGACTATCAATCAGAGTTCATCGGGAACCGGTGGATCTTCCCGTGTTGTCATGCGTGGAACGAAATCTTTGTTTGGTGAAAATAATGCATTATATGTTTTGGATGGTATTCCAATGCAGGGGTTAAGGACCAAACAATCCGATAATTTTTATGAGTCTGTTGAAGTAGCTGATGGTGACGGTATATCTAATATCAATCCGGAAGATATAGAAAGTATGTCAGTTTTGACTGGAGCTTCTGCAGCGGCTTTGTATGGTAACAGAGGAGCTAACGGTGTGATATTGATTACAACCAAAAAAGGTGCAATTGGAAAGCCTAGAATAAGTTACTCTAACAGCACTAGTTTCTCAAGACCTTTCGTTACTCCGGAATTTCAGAATACATACGGACGTAAGGAAGGTGAATTCAAGAGTTGGGGAGATAAATTGGAGAAACCTTCTACATATAACCCATTGGACTTCTTCCAGACAGGTTTCAATACGATGAATTCTATTGCCGTATCGACCGGAACGGAAACTAATCAGACTCATATATCTTTTGGAGCTGTAAACTCAGAGGGTATTATTGACAATAATAAATACAACCGTTACAACTTTACATTCCGTAATTCTTGGGATATTGTGAAGAATGTTTTGAGTATGGATATGGGATTATTTTATATTAAACAGAATAATCAGAACAGTAATGGCCAGGGTATGTATTATAATCCTTTGGTACCAATTTATTTGTTTCCACCAAGTGACGATATAAATAAATATGCTGTTTATGAAAGATATGATACCGACAGAAATTTCAAGACTCAATATTGGCCTTATGGTAATCAGGGATTGGGTATGCAAAATCCGTATTGGATTATCAACCGTAATATGTTCAATACCGACAGAGATCGTTATATCATGTCATTGTCAATGAAATGGAATATAACCAATTGGCTTAATATTATCGGACGTGCCCGCATTGATAATGCTTATACTGATTTCGAACGTAAACTGTATGCATCTACAGATGGGTTATTCTCTAAATCTCAAGGAAATTATATGAATCAAGAAGATAAGAATACTTCAACTTATCTTGATTTCTTAGTGAATGTAGATAAGAAGTTCGGTGAAAATTATCATCTGTTGGTAAATTTAGGAGGGAGCTTTTATGATGAGAAATATAAATCGGATACGTTTGAAGGCAATTTAGTAGGGGTGCCTAATTTCTTTCACCCGAGTAATATACCTTCTACGGAAAGTAATTATAACAAATCAGAATTACATACCCAGACACAGTCCATCTATGGTAAAGCTGAAATCGGTTATCGGAACTTTCTTTATGCAGATGTCACAGGACGTATAGACTGGTTTTCTACATTGGTAGGTACATCTAAAGAATATGTATGTTATCCTTCAGCTGGTCTTTCAGTCATATTGTCAGAAATACTTCCTTTGCCGGAAAAGATCATTTCTTTCTGGAAGATTCGTGGATCATATGCACAAGTTGGTAATCCTCCAAGCGCATACCTTCCTTATGCTACGGTAGCATTGGAGAATGGTAATGCAACAAGTGCCAATTTTACGCCTGCCAGTCATTTAAAACCGGAGATGACCAAGGCATTCGAGTTCGGTATGGACCTGCGCTTGTTCCAAAATAAATTGAATATCGCAGCAACATATTATAATTCAAACACTTATAACCAATTGTTTAAATATGAGCTACCGCCTAGTACAGGGTATGCTTTTGCTTATGAAAATGCCGGTAAGGTAAATAACTGGGGTATTGAATTGAGTGTTGGTTTTAATCAAGATCTGGGACCTGTACAGTGGAATTCAAACTTGATTTATTCAATGAACCGTAATGAGATTAAAGAATTACTTCCTGAATATGTAACCGACCGCACTACGGGTATGACCGTAAAGTCACCGACAGAGTTTTCTGTGGCCACTGCTGATTCATATAGAATGATTTTGAAAGAAGGTGGTAGTATGTCTGACATTTATGCGACTAAACTGAAACAGGACTTGCATGGAAACATTCTTATTACTAATGGGGGCGTGTCGGCAGAAGAAAATACTTTCATCAAAGTAGGTTCTGCGGCTCCAAAATATAATTTAGGTTTTAGAAACAGCTTTTCTTGGAAGGGGCTGGAACTTGATTTCTTGATTGACGCACGTGTTGGCGGTGAAGTTATCTCGGCTACACAGGCTCTGATGGATCAGTTTGGAGTGTCTCAGCAAACAGCAGACGCACGTGATAATAAAGGTGTAGTGGTGAATAAAGGAAAACTGGATGCAGAACAGTATTATGGAACTGTTGCTTCAGGTAAGACCGGTTTGCTGGCACATTATGTATATAGTGCAACCAATGTTCGTTTACGTGAAATGTCATTATCATATATGCTTCCATCAAAATGGTTTGGAGAAAAGTTAAATATTTCTCTTTCTTTGACGGGACATAACCTGTTGATGTTCTACAATAAAGCCCCATTCGATCCGGAACTTACGGCTAATACAGGGACTTATTATCAAGGTTTCGATTATTTTATGCCTCCTAGTTTGCGTAGTTTCGGTTTTGGTGTAAAAGTTAACTTTTGA